Within the Pseudarthrobacter sp. W1I19 genome, the region ATGAGCACCTCGTCCTCGCCGATCATTGGTGCTGGTACGTCTGCGAGGCGCAGCACATCGGGCGAGCCGTACCGTGTCTGCAGAATCGCTTTCATCATTGTGGTTGCCGGTGCGGTCGCCTGCTGACGTGCGGTCGTCGGAGGGCTGGTGTTTTTCATGATTCGGTGCCTTTCGGTCTGTTGGGTGTGCGGTTTTTTTGGGGGGCGGGAAGCTGACTCGGGCCAGTTCTTGTGAAGCCGTCCAAACGCGGTCGGGCTTGGCGGGTTCGGATGCGGCGCTCGAGGGGGCGACCACGGGTTAGGCAGTCGCCAGCACGGGGTTACGCCCCTCGAACGCTTCTCGCTGGAAGCCCTTGATGAGCAGCCACAGGGGCAGTGCGAGCTCGAAGAAGAAGCCGGGCATCGTGAGATAGAGGCCGATCTCGACCCCGAACAGCTCGGCGATGGTTCCAGCGACGTGGCTCGTGTACCCGATCAGGCCCGAAACGGCGAGCCATCGTGGGACCAGCCGGGTCTTGAACAGCAGCGCGCATAGGAAAATTGCGCCGACGCCGAGCGTCATCTGGCCGACCTGGTAGGCCATGCCGTTCAACTCGACCAGGATCGTGCCTAGGGTCGCGGCGCCGGGCTCACCGGCGCGTTCAGACAGCGGGACGAGCATGAGGACCGCGAGGGCGCCGATGCTCAGAAAAACTACCTGTGTGATCAGGGCAGCGAAGTACGTCAAGGCGGTCCGTTTGCTGTGGCGCTCCAGGATCGGAAAGAAGAGAACTGCCTTGGCGATGTCAACCGCTGTGTTGAGGAGCATGAGGAAGGCTCCAAGGGCGAGCAGCGTTTGAAGCGGGGCAATTGTGTTCAGGAAGTCCGGGCCGTGGACCAGAGAGGCGACGACGGACGAGCCGCTTCCGTAGACGAGGAAGCCGGCCAAGAACAGCCCTCCGAGAATCCGTGAGTGCTTCATGCGGGAGCCGGACAGCTCGCTCGGAGGCGGATCTGCTGGACGGGGGGAGGCGATCGCAGTGGGGGAAGATGTTGCCTGGTTCATCAGATGTCCTTGCGGGTTGGAAGTGACTGTGTATCCAGCGTGCCCGTCATCCTTTACCCGTCGAATCCGGGTAAGTACGTAGCCGGCACTGAAAACCTGGGGCAGTCAGGCCCGATTTGCGTACCCGCTCGGTGTTTCCCGGGATACGGTGCCGTTGCCGCGGGGTGAGTCTGGGACTATGAGTTATTTTTTGGTCGAGATTCCGGTCCCCCAGTCCGACAGGGTCGATGTTGGCCGTGCGATGCGGACCCTCCGAGTGGCTCAGTCGAGGCTGTGGGAGAGAGCGGTCGCCGTTCGCCCTCTGCTGGCCGGAGTGACAGACCAGGAGGGTTGGATGGTCTTCCTGATGGAGGCGGTGACCATTGAAGCGGTGCGCAGTCTCGTATCGCTGGCCTTGCTACCTGCCGGGCGGATCCGCGAGATTCTTTACGTGGCGTTGCCGGGCGCCGGCTGCAGCCTTTCAGGCGACCGGGGGCCGAAACCAGGCACCGATCTTGCTCCTCGAGTTGATGCCGAGCTTGTTGAGGATGTTGTAGATATGCGTTTCCACGGTTCGTTCGGAGACGAATAGGCGGCTGGCGATCTCTTTGTTGGTTAGTCCCTCCGCCGCGAGCTCGGCGATTTGCCGCTCTCGCTTGCTGAGGGGATCGGCCGTCTTGGGTGTGGGGCCGGCGGCGCGGGCCGCCTTTGTTCCAAGTGCGAGTGCCAGGGCGGCGTCATTGTCGAGTTGGGTGCCTTCGCGCAAAGCTCGCGAGTATCGTTCATTGCCGAGTTGAGCGTTCGCAAGCTTCGTGGCCTGCTCCACGAGGGGGCGGATAAAGGGGCTGACGCGGTATCCGCCTTGCATTCGCAGCATGTCAGTGGCCCCTAGAAGCTTGGCGGAGCGTTCCGATTGGCCTGCCATCGAGGCGTTGGCTGCCAGAGC harbors:
- a CDS encoding DUF4386 domain-containing protein, producing the protein MNQATSSPTAIASPRPADPPPSELSGSRMKHSRILGGLFLAGFLVYGSGSSVVASLVHGPDFLNTIAPLQTLLALGAFLMLLNTAVDIAKAVLFFPILERHSKRTALTYFAALITQVVFLSIGALAVLMLVPLSERAGEPGAATLGTILVELNGMAYQVGQMTLGVGAIFLCALLFKTRLVPRWLAVSGLIGYTSHVAGTIAELFGVEIGLYLTMPGFFFELALPLWLLIKGFQREAFEGRNPVLATA